In the Populus trichocarpa isolate Nisqually-1 chromosome 1, P.trichocarpa_v4.1, whole genome shotgun sequence genome, one interval contains:
- the LOC18095197 gene encoding scopoletin glucosyltransferase, which produces MGGEENQVHIFFFPFMAHGHMIPTIDMAKLFASRGVKATIVTTPLNAPLVSRTIQRSKGLGFDINIKTIKFPAVEVGLPEGCENADSITSHETQGEMTKKVFMATTMLQQPLEKLLQECHPDCLIADMFLPWTTDAAAKFGIPRLVFHGISCFSLCASDCLNRYKPYKKVSSDSELFVVPELPGDIKFTSKQLPDYMKQNVETDFTRLIQKVRESSLKSYGIVVNSFYELESDYANFFKELGRKAWHIGPVSLCNREFEDKAQRGKEASIDEHECLKWLDSKKPNSVVYICFGTVDKFSDSQLKEIAIALEASGQQFIWVVRKDKKAKDNEEWLPEGFEKRMESKGLIIRGWAPQVVILDHEAIGGFVTHCGWNSTIEGIAAGKPMVTWPVSAEQFFNEKLVTDVLKIGVAVGVQQWVTVYGDKIASGAVEKAVTRIMTGEEAKEMRSRVEALGGMAKRAIEEDGSSYSNLNALIEELRGRRH; this is translated from the coding sequence ATGGGTGGTGAGGAGAATCAGGTacacatcttcttcttccccttcatGGCACATGGCCACATGATACCAACCATAGACATGGCAAAGCTATTTGCTTCTCGAGGAGTGAAAGCAACCATTGTCACCACTCCTCTCAATGCACCACTTGTTTCCAGAACAATCCAGAGGTCAAAAGGTTTgggttttgatatcaatatcAAAACCATCAAGTTTCCTGCTGTTGAGGTTGGATTGCCAGAAGGATGCGAAAACGCAGATTCGATCACTTCTCATGAGACACAGGGAGAAATGACCAAAAAAGTTTTCATGGCCACAACCATGCTCCAACAACCACTTGAGAAGCTACTACAAGAATGCCACCCTGATTGTCTTATTGCTGACATGTTCCTTCCTTGGACTACTGATGCTGCGGCCAAATTTGGGATTCCAAGATTAGTATTTCATGGCATCAGTTGCTTTTCTTTGTGCGCTTCAGATTGCTTGAACAGATATAAGCCGTACAAGAAAGTTTCTTCTGATTCTGAGCTGTTTGTGGTGCCTGAGCTTCCTGGTGACATCAAGTTCACAAGCAAGCAACTGCCAGATTATATGAAACAAAACGTGGAAACTGATTTTACTAGGTTAATTCAAAAGGTCAGAGAATCATCACTGAAGAGTTATGGGATTGTCGTCAATAGTTTCTATGAGCTCGAGTCGGATTATGCTAATTTTTTCAAGGAGTTAGGGAGGAAGGCATGGCACATAGGCCCAGTTTCGCTATGCAATAGAGAATTTGAAGATAAAGCACAGAGAGGAAAGGAAGCTTCAATTGACGAACATGAGTGTTTGAAATGGCTGGACTCAAAGAAGCCTAATTCAGTTGTTTATATATGCTTTGGAACTGTAGACAAGTTCAGTGATTCTCAGCTAAAGGAGATTGCAATAGCTCTTGAAGCTTCAGGGCAGCAGTTTATTTGGGTTGTCAGGAAAGACAAGAAAGCTAAGGATAACGAGGAATGGTTGCCTGAGGGATTTGAGAAAAGAATGGAAAGCAAGGGACTGATTATAAGAGGATGGGCGCCACAAGTAGTGATTCTTGATCACGAAGCTATAGGGGGGTTTGTGACTCATTGTGGGTGGAATTCGACCATTGAAGGCATAGCTGCCGGGAAGCCAATGGTAACATGGCCAGTTTCCGCAGAGCAATTCTTTAATGAGAAGCTGGTGACTGACGTGCTAAAAATTGGTGTGGCTGTTGGTGTTCAACAATGGGTTACAGTATACGGGGATAAAATTGCGAGTGGAGCTGTAGAAAAGGCCGTAACTCGAATCATGACAGGTGAAGAAGCAAAGGAAATGAGAAGCAGAGTTGAGGCCCTTGGAGGAATGGCAAAGAGGGCTATCGAAGAAGATGGTTCATCTTACTCTAATTTGAATGCTCTAATTGAAGAATTAAGAGGCAGGCGCCACTGA
- the LOC7492050 gene encoding scopoletin glucosyltransferase, with amino-acid sequence MGSLGHQLHIFFFPFFAHGHMIPSVDMAKLFASRGIKTTIITTPLNAPLFSKTIQKTKELGFDINILTIKFPAAEAGFPEGYENTDTFIFSENARAMTTKFFKATTLLQAPFEKALQECHPDCIVADMFFPWATDAAAKFGIPRLVFHGTSNFALSAAECVRLYEPHKKVSSDSEPFVVPDLPGDIKLTKKQLPDYVRENVENDFSKILKASKEAELRSFGVVVNSFYELEPAYADYYKKVLGRRAWNVGPVSLCNRDTEDKAGRGKETSIDHHECLKWLDSKKPNSVVYICFGSTTNFSDSQLKEIAAGLEASGQQFIWVVRRNKKGQEDKEDWLPEGFGERMEGVGLIIRGWAPQVLILDHEAIGAFVTHCGWNSTLEGITAGKPMVTWPIFAEQFYNEKLVTDVLKTGVGVGVKEWLRVHGDHVKSEAVEKKITQIMVGEEAEEMRSRAKKLGQTARKAVEEGGSSYSDFNALIEELRWRRP; translated from the coding sequence ATGGGTAGTTTGGGTCACCAATTGcacattttcttcttccccttctttgCTCATGGCCACATGATACCATCCGTGGACATGGCCAAGCTTTTTGCTTCTCGAGGCATAAAGACAACTATCATCACCACTCCTCTAAACGCGCCTCTCTTTTcgaaaacaatccaaaaaaccAAAGAGTtgggttttgatattaatatctTAACCATCAAATTCCCTGCGGCAGAGGCAGGTTTTCCTGAAGGATATGAAAATACAGATACGTTCATTTTCAGCGAAAATGCAAGGGCAATGACCACAAAGTTTTTCAAGGCCACAACCTTGCTTCAAGCACCCTTTGAGAAGGCGCTACAAGAATGCCACCCTGATTGCATTGTTGCTGATATGTTCTTTCCCTGGGCTACTGATGCTGCTGCCAAATTTGGAATTCCGAGGCTAGTGTTTCATGGCACTAGTAACTTTGCTTTAAGTGCTGCAGAATGTGTGAGGCTTTATGAGCCACACAAGAAAGTTTCATCAGATTCCGAACCTTTCGTGGTGCCTGATCTTCCTGGTGATATAAAGTTGACAAAGAAGCAACTTCCAGATTATGTAAGagaaaatgttgaaaatgaCTTTAGCAAGATCTTGAAAGCATCTAAAGAAGCAGAATTGAGGAGCTTTGGTGTTGTTGTCAACAGCTTTTATGAGCTTGAGCCAGCTTACGCTGATTACTACAAGAAGGTCTTGGGCAGAAGGGCTTGGAATGTAGGCCCGGTTTCACTATGCAATAGAGACACTGAAGATAAAGCAGGAAGAGGAAAAGAAACCTCAATTGATCACCATGAGTGTTTGAAGTGGCTCGACTCAAAGAAACCAAATTCAGTTGTTTATATTTGCTTTGGAAGCACGACCAACTTCAGTGACTCTCAGCTTAAGGAGATTGCAGCAGGTCTCGAAGCTTCTGGTCAGCAGTTTATCTGGGTAGttagaagaaacaaaaagggTCAAGAAGACAAGGAAGATTGGTTACCTGAAGGATTTGGGGAAAGAATGGAAGGCGTGGGACTAATTATCAGAGGATGGGCACCCCAAGTTTTGATTCTTGATCATGAAGCAATAGGGGCATTTGTGACTCATTGTGGATGGAACTCAACTCTTGAAGGCATAACTGCAGGGAAACCAATGGTTACATGGCCAATATTTGCTGAGCAATTCTATAATGAAAAGTTGGTGACTGATGTTTTGAAAACTGGAGTTGGTGTTGGAGTCAAGGAATGGCTTAGAGTGCATGGAGATCATGTTAAAAGTGAAGCTGTAGAGAAGAAAATCACTCAAATTATGGTGGGTGAAGAGGCAGAGGAAATGAGGAGCAGAGCAAAGAAGCTAGGACAAACGGCCAGGAAGGCTGTTGAAGAAGGTGGATCTTCTTACTCTGATTTCAATGCTTTGATTGAAGAGCTGAGGTGGCGTCGCCCGTGA